One window of Chloroflexus aggregans DSM 9485 genomic DNA carries:
- a CDS encoding HIT family protein, with amino-acid sequence MMEIKYTPWRMRYIKRGDTADEGCVFCAMAAADGRDDAERLVLYRGRQCFVVMNLYPYNTAHLMVVPYMHVADLTTLDSTTANELFWLTQRSVAIIQAEYAPHGFNLGMNLGRVAGAGIADHLHMHIVPRWSGDTNFMPVIGDTKLIPEALNETYDRLRPHFAALSLASDQ; translated from the coding sequence ATGATGGAGATCAAGTATACGCCGTGGCGCATGCGCTACATCAAGCGGGGTGATACTGCTGATGAGGGGTGTGTCTTTTGTGCGATGGCCGCTGCCGATGGTCGTGATGATGCCGAGCGATTAGTGCTTTATCGAGGGCGGCAGTGTTTTGTGGTGATGAACCTCTACCCCTACAACACCGCGCATCTGATGGTTGTGCCGTATATGCATGTCGCCGATCTTACGACACTTGATAGTACAACGGCGAACGAACTCTTTTGGCTCACTCAGCGGAGTGTTGCGATCATTCAGGCCGAATACGCCCCGCATGGGTTCAACCTCGGTATGAATCTTGGTCGGGTCGCCGGGGCCGGAATTGCCGATCACTTGCACATGCACATTGTGCCGCGTTGGAGTGGCGATACCAATTTTATGCCGGTGATTGGTGATACCAAGCTGATCCCCGAGGCGTTGAACGAGACGTATGACCGGTTACGACCACACTTTGCCGCTCTCAGCTTAGCGTCCGATCAATAA
- a CDS encoding response regulator, with product MAASKGTIFIIDDDLNLQSILSIALRNAGYDVILARDGIEGLRLLNQCSPSLVLSDIMMPNMDGVETFQRIKERLQDDGIPIILMTALSRKPWFADLEAEGAVILQKPFEVQHLIDIIDRTLS from the coding sequence ATGGCAGCAAGCAAAGGTACCATTTTTATCATTGACGATGACCTCAACCTCCAAAGCATCTTGTCGATTGCCTTGCGCAACGCCGGCTACGACGTCATCCTTGCTCGTGACGGTATAGAAGGCCTCCGCCTGCTCAACCAATGCTCACCGAGCCTGGTGTTGAGTGATATTATGATGCCCAATATGGATGGGGTCGAGACGTTTCAACGCATCAAAGAACGCCTCCAAGACGACGGTATCCCGATCATCCTGATGACTGCTCTGAGCCGCAAACCGTGGTTTGCCGACCTTGAAGCCGAAGGTGCCGTCATCCTTCAAAAACCGTTCGAGGTTCAGCATCTCATCGACATTATTGATCGGACGCTAAGCTGA
- a CDS encoding acyl-CoA thioesterase produces MSRPVPAVLAEYPFHYPIEVRFRDLDALGHVNNAVYATYCESARIAYYQRLVGGSLDRLGIILAEQTIRYKAPAHFGDELLVGVRVGRIGSKSFTMEYAIARLGDGALIATALSVLVAYDYAAGRSVPVSDEFRARVIEVQGGLPESLS; encoded by the coding sequence ATGAGTCGTCCGGTGCCGGCAGTACTGGCCGAATATCCGTTTCATTACCCAATCGAGGTGCGGTTTCGCGATCTCGATGCGCTCGGCCATGTGAACAATGCCGTCTACGCAACCTACTGTGAGTCGGCGCGGATTGCCTATTATCAGCGGTTAGTTGGTGGTTCGCTCGATCGATTAGGTATTATTTTGGCCGAGCAGACGATCCGCTACAAAGCGCCGGCCCATTTCGGTGATGAGCTGCTGGTCGGTGTGCGGGTGGGTCGGATCGGCAGTAAGAGTTTTACGATGGAGTATGCGATTGCCCGTCTTGGCGATGGCGCGCTAATTGCGACGGCACTGTCGGTGTTGGTAGCTTACGATTATGCCGCCGGACGGAGTGTGCCGGTGAGTGATGAATTCCGGGCACGGGTTATCGAGGTACAAGGTGGGTTGCCTGAATCGTTGTCATAG
- a CDS encoding AfsR/SARP family transcriptional regulator, which translates to MSNPVTLYLPLLTHADPLVRRQATTILLTHYGNRALTYLRRLLDDPELSEQAQIALRHISEISGLRIELRPFRGVYVHCLGEFQVFIDSRMIKAEEWGQSETGRAGGRKVQGIFAYLVHWGARGASRREIASAVWDSEASASSLARTLTALRQVLQQVGGETLANQLLITDRQRCMLNSDLYRSDADLLEHTFELAMQTITEQGLSAAIPFLQYVFDLYDGPYMEGVAGAQRWAAERAANLLSKTVIAGERLAADAFANGNDQQCIQYCQRILTLEPRAASVVSWLLRANHRLGLPIEMQRAYQRYLTVTGINPRRKRDDPVVKLYHELIQ; encoded by the coding sequence ATGTCGAATCCAGTCACGCTCTATCTGCCATTATTGACCCATGCCGACCCGCTGGTTCGTCGGCAAGCTACGACCATTCTCCTGACCCATTACGGCAACCGTGCCCTCACGTACTTACGTCGTCTGCTCGACGATCCTGAGCTTAGTGAACAAGCACAGATAGCGCTACGCCACATCAGCGAGATCAGTGGTCTGCGCATCGAACTACGCCCTTTCCGTGGCGTGTACGTCCACTGTCTTGGCGAGTTTCAAGTGTTCATCGATAGCCGGATGATCAAAGCTGAGGAATGGGGTCAAAGTGAAACTGGGCGTGCGGGTGGACGCAAAGTGCAAGGCATCTTCGCCTACCTCGTCCACTGGGGCGCCCGTGGTGCTTCCCGTCGCGAAATTGCATCGGCAGTGTGGGATAGCGAAGCCAGCGCCAGCAGCCTTGCCCGTACCCTTACTGCATTACGCCAAGTGCTCCAGCAGGTTGGCGGTGAAACGCTTGCCAACCAACTCCTCATTACCGACCGGCAGCGCTGTATGCTCAACTCCGACCTCTACCGAAGCGACGCCGATCTGCTTGAACATACCTTCGAGCTAGCAATGCAAACCATCACCGAACAAGGCCTGAGCGCTGCCATTCCCTTTTTGCAATATGTGTTCGACTTGTACGATGGTCCGTATATGGAAGGGGTTGCCGGTGCGCAGCGGTGGGCTGCCGAACGGGCAGCGAACCTCTTGAGTAAGACCGTCATTGCCGGCGAGCGATTAGCCGCAGATGCATTTGCCAACGGCAATGACCAACAGTGCATTCAATACTGTCAGCGCATTCTCACCCTGGAGCCAAGGGCTGCGTCCGTCGTCAGTTGGCTGTTGCGGGCAAACCACCGGCTTGGCCTACCGATCGAGATGCAACGTGCCTATCAACGCTACCTGACCGTCACCGGGATCAACCCTCGCCGCAAACGCGACGATCCGGTGGTGAAGCTCTATCACGAATTGATCCAATAA
- a CDS encoding alpha/beta fold hydrolase gives MRSRWLRVNGYQLHWIEAGRGPAVVLLHGFAGSCADWEPTVLWLAEQGYRALAVDALGFGHSEKPVHAPYGLALQSDLYAAWLTALGIARAAFVAHSMGGKYALATAIRHPARVARLVLVATDGFVNPSPLTIIGGWPMLGEAILWLSAHPAVVRAFLAAAFHNPEPYVTADLIERGRAAISGAANRRALTALSRRYTATDLGLTGLRARLHEIRVPTLLIWGAHDRIFSLQYATTAHRELPCSQLVVIPHCGHFPHIEAVRPFRGVLSGFLASL, from the coding sequence ATGCGTTCACGATGGTTGCGAGTCAACGGCTATCAACTCCATTGGATCGAAGCGGGCCGCGGACCGGCAGTCGTATTGTTGCACGGGTTTGCCGGTTCGTGTGCCGATTGGGAACCAACCGTGCTGTGGTTGGCAGAACAAGGCTATCGCGCATTGGCCGTGGATGCACTGGGCTTTGGCCATTCCGAAAAACCGGTTCACGCGCCATATGGCCTGGCATTGCAGAGCGACCTATATGCGGCGTGGTTGACCGCACTCGGTATTGCACGGGCGGCGTTTGTTGCTCATTCGATGGGTGGCAAGTATGCGTTAGCAACGGCAATTCGTCATCCGGCACGGGTAGCGCGTTTGGTGTTAGTCGCTACCGATGGCTTTGTCAACCCGTCGCCATTGACGATTATCGGTGGTTGGCCGATGCTTGGCGAGGCGATCCTCTGGCTTTCGGCGCATCCGGCGGTGGTCCGCGCCTTTTTAGCCGCTGCGTTTCACAACCCTGAGCCATACGTGACGGCAGACCTGATCGAGCGTGGGCGGGCAGCGATTAGTGGAGCGGCCAATCGACGGGCATTGACTGCTCTTAGCCGACGTTATACGGCGACCGATCTTGGTCTAACCGGATTGCGCGCCCGCCTACACGAGATTCGGGTTCCCACCTTGCTGATTTGGGGAGCACACGATCGTATCTTTTCCTTACAGTATGCGACCACTGCTCATCGTGAACTTCCGTGTTCGCAACTGGTGGTGATACCGCATTGCGGTCACTTTCCGCATATCGAGGCGGTGCGTCCGTTTCGCGGTGTACTCAGTGGGTTTTTAGCTTCACTCTGA
- a CDS encoding FkbM family methyltransferase: protein MTFKRTVLQQLIQLCAPFCMFPTNLTPPERVQALIKQLHPLAPPTPLIRLGPCGDGGYVVPDDLQGIQACFSPGVGNVSAFELACAERGMQVYMADASVEGPATHHPAFHFRKVFIGAMSDGQYLTLADWVTQELPADATGDLLLQMDIEGSEYEVLLATAPDLLQRFRIMIIEFHHLDQLWNKWFFHTASRAFVKLLQSHACVHIHPNNCRNIVRLGNIAIPPTMEFTFLRRDRLHGTTFRRDFPHPLIVIIPRSNL from the coding sequence ATGACGTTCAAACGTACTGTCTTACAGCAACTGATTCAGCTTTGCGCACCGTTTTGCATGTTTCCAACCAACCTCACTCCACCTGAACGGGTGCAAGCGCTGATCAAACAACTTCATCCATTAGCTCCACCAACCCCTTTGATCCGGTTGGGGCCATGCGGTGATGGTGGGTACGTCGTTCCCGATGACTTACAGGGCATTCAGGCCTGTTTTTCACCCGGTGTCGGGAACGTCTCTGCGTTTGAGTTAGCCTGTGCTGAGCGTGGCATGCAAGTATATATGGCCGATGCATCGGTGGAAGGACCGGCGACCCATCACCCGGCGTTTCATTTTCGCAAGGTGTTTATCGGTGCAATGAGCGATGGGCAGTATCTTACGCTGGCCGATTGGGTGACCCAAGAATTGCCGGCGGATGCGACCGGTGATCTTCTGTTGCAAATGGATATTGAGGGGTCTGAATACGAAGTGCTTTTAGCTACTGCACCGGACCTTCTTCAGCGGTTTCGGATTATGATTATCGAGTTTCATCATCTCGATCAGTTGTGGAATAAGTGGTTTTTTCACACTGCCAGCCGAGCCTTTGTCAAACTTTTGCAAAGCCACGCCTGTGTCCATATTCACCCGAACAACTGTCGCAACATCGTTCGGCTCGGCAACATTGCTATTCCACCGACGATGGAGTTTACGTTTCTGCGTCGTGATCGCTTGCACGGTACAACGTTCCGCCGCGACTTTCCCCACCCGCTCATAGTGATAATACCGAGAAGCAACCTATAA
- a CDS encoding DMT family transporter encodes MKYWIYLLIAILFEVMATSALKASAGFTRLWPSIMVVVGYAISFFAMSLALEAIPVGIAYAIWSGIGIILITAIAWVLYRQQPDIWAMVGIGFIIIGVIILNLLSRVEVH; translated from the coding sequence ATGAAGTACTGGATCTATCTACTTATTGCTATCTTATTTGAGGTGATGGCAACATCGGCGCTGAAGGCCAGTGCCGGTTTCACTCGTTTATGGCCCTCGATTATGGTCGTAGTAGGGTATGCCATTTCATTTTTTGCGATGTCGCTTGCCTTAGAAGCTATTCCGGTCGGTATCGCCTACGCGATCTGGTCGGGAATTGGGATTATCCTCATTACGGCCATTGCGTGGGTTCTCTACCGTCAACAACCCGATATATGGGCAATGGTAGGCATCGGATTTATCATTATAGGTGTTATTATTCTGAATCTTTTGTCAAGAGTTGAAGTACATTGA